A portion of the Mycobacterium paraseoulense genome contains these proteins:
- a CDS encoding enoyl-CoA hydratase/isomerase family protein — MPTFEEVDYGLPKGILVKAAGPIRLVTLNRPDDLNGANRPMHRALAKVWGHLDEDAYARAVVLTGAGQAFSAGGDFGYMQENIDDEAMRAQTMAEGRAIIEGMVRCRLPVVAAVNGPAVGLGCSLAVLSDIVLIAEGAFLADPHLRMGLVPGDGGMSWPTLIGLSRAKEYLFLGGRIPADEAVRLGLASRTVAAQSLLDEALTLATKLASMPPAALRQTKRALNSYLEVQLEHAFARGLDGELVSMGSDEHRDAVARARNKAAGRSR, encoded by the coding sequence ATGCCCACCTTCGAAGAAGTGGACTACGGACTCCCTAAGGGGATCCTCGTGAAGGCCGCCGGACCGATCCGGCTGGTGACCCTCAACCGTCCCGACGACCTCAATGGCGCCAACCGGCCCATGCACCGAGCGCTCGCGAAGGTGTGGGGTCACCTCGATGAGGACGCCTATGCGCGCGCCGTCGTCCTCACGGGTGCCGGGCAGGCATTCAGCGCTGGAGGCGACTTCGGCTACATGCAGGAGAACATCGACGACGAGGCGATGCGCGCGCAGACCATGGCCGAGGGCAGGGCCATCATCGAGGGAATGGTGCGTTGCCGCCTCCCGGTGGTGGCGGCCGTGAACGGGCCCGCGGTAGGCCTCGGGTGCAGCCTCGCCGTCCTCTCGGACATCGTGCTCATCGCCGAGGGCGCCTTCCTCGCCGATCCGCATCTGCGTATGGGCCTCGTCCCCGGGGACGGGGGCATGTCGTGGCCGACTCTCATCGGCTTGTCGCGGGCGAAAGAGTACCTGTTTCTCGGGGGCCGTATCCCCGCGGACGAGGCAGTCCGGCTCGGCTTGGCGAGCCGCACGGTAGCGGCGCAGTCCCTGCTGGACGAAGCGCTCACTCTCGCAACGAAACTGGCGAGCATGCCGCCGGCCGCGCTCAGGCAGACGAAACGGGCGCTGAACTCCTATCTGGAGGTCCAGCTCGAGCACGCGTTCGCGCGCGGGCTGGACGGCGAACTGGTGAGCATGGGCTCCGACGAACACCGGGATGCGGTTGCGCGCGCCCGAAACAAGGCCGCTGGCCGGAGCCGCTGA
- a CDS encoding crotonase/enoyl-CoA hydratase family protein: protein MNSDANDPVLVEQRDRILIITINRPHAKNAIDAAVSHGLAAATDRLDGDPALSVGIITGAGGSFCAGMDLKAFARGESVAVEGRGLGFTERPPVKPLIAAVEGYALAGGTEVALATDLIVAADDATFGIPEVKRGLVAGGGGLIRLPQRIPAAIAMQLALTGANLPARRAHELGMVNVLTGPGGALGGAIALAEEITANGPLAVAATKRVMIESREWPADEVWRRQFEIIGPVFASNDAKEGAVAFAEKRPPKWTNS, encoded by the coding sequence GTGAATTCAGACGCCAACGATCCAGTCCTTGTTGAGCAACGCGACCGCATCCTCATAATCACGATCAATCGCCCGCATGCGAAGAACGCGATCGACGCCGCGGTGAGCCATGGTCTCGCCGCGGCCACCGACCGGCTGGACGGCGATCCCGCGTTGTCGGTCGGCATCATCACGGGTGCTGGCGGATCATTCTGTGCCGGAATGGATCTCAAGGCCTTCGCGCGCGGGGAGAGCGTCGCGGTGGAAGGCCGGGGCCTCGGCTTCACGGAACGGCCTCCGGTCAAACCGCTGATCGCCGCGGTCGAAGGTTACGCCCTCGCGGGTGGCACCGAGGTGGCCCTGGCCACCGATCTGATCGTCGCGGCCGATGACGCCACCTTCGGCATTCCCGAGGTGAAGCGCGGCCTGGTGGCGGGCGGCGGGGGATTGATCCGGTTGCCGCAGCGGATACCGGCGGCGATCGCCATGCAACTGGCGCTGACCGGCGCTAACCTCCCGGCGCGCCGCGCGCACGAGTTGGGGATGGTCAACGTGCTGACCGGACCGGGTGGCGCCCTGGGCGGAGCGATCGCGCTGGCCGAGGAGATCACCGCCAACGGGCCGCTCGCCGTCGCGGCGACCAAGCGGGTGATGATCGAGTCGCGCGAATGGCCGGCCGATGAGGTATGGCGCCGCCAATTCGAAATCATTGGACCTGTTTTCGCGTCAAACGACGCCAAAGAGGGCGCGGTAGCCTTCGCCGAGAAGCGGCCACCCAAATGGACGAACAGCTGA
- a CDS encoding class I adenylate-forming enzyme family protein, whose translation MSAAPVSGQTGVEDILGRLARLAPASTALIVDGLEYPFGQLAEASERVSKQLTPGTRVLVRLGNNAASVVAIHAAWRAGCSVVAASTMVPESEVRRRLAETSAAALVTPATCGGLDVDFADTEVRDGAPVGEAVVMFTSGTTGTPKGASLTFSALRGSVAGIATGNGLDGDGRPPRQPARGPRIVLVPIAHMGGFLGMLTAWWLGKPALLVEKFSPERVFDLVERYRLGVLGLTPAMVWELAASDGASGLPGVDYVIVGTAAIPEATRLAFEQKYGVPVLRNYGQTEFAGAIAFERPADVAAGKRPDGTVGRVAPGVEVAILGPDGAPVPVGEVGEISARAASAMSGYLGADGQPASPGTWLRTGDLGFIDDGGFLFVVGRVRDMVVCGGFNIYPAQVEAALNDLAQIADSAVAGVPDERLGEVPVAAVVLQPGATADAETIRRALRAVLAAYELPRRIAFVDAIPRLDSGKVNREEVARLVESRRQ comes from the coding sequence ATGAGCGCGGCGCCGGTATCAGGCCAGACGGGCGTGGAGGACATCCTTGGCCGGCTGGCGAGACTGGCACCGGCGAGCACGGCCCTGATCGTCGACGGGTTGGAGTACCCGTTCGGGCAGCTCGCCGAGGCGTCCGAGCGGGTCTCCAAGCAGCTGACCCCGGGCACCAGGGTGCTGGTGCGGTTGGGCAACAACGCGGCCTCGGTCGTCGCGATCCACGCGGCGTGGCGCGCGGGGTGTTCTGTCGTCGCCGCAAGCACGATGGTGCCGGAGTCCGAAGTGCGGCGGCGGCTGGCCGAGACGTCGGCGGCCGCACTGGTGACGCCGGCCACCTGCGGTGGTCTGGATGTCGACTTCGCCGACACCGAGGTTCGTGACGGCGCACCGGTCGGCGAGGCGGTGGTCATGTTCACGTCGGGCACCACCGGCACGCCGAAGGGCGCGTCGTTGACGTTCTCCGCCTTGCGCGGATCGGTGGCGGGGATCGCTACGGGCAATGGGCTCGACGGTGACGGCCGCCCCCCGCGACAGCCTGCACGTGGACCGCGCATCGTACTGGTACCAATCGCTCACATGGGCGGCTTCCTTGGCATGCTCACCGCATGGTGGCTTGGTAAACCGGCGCTGCTCGTCGAAAAGTTTTCGCCCGAGCGGGTATTCGACCTGGTCGAGCGGTATCGCCTCGGTGTGCTGGGCCTGACGCCAGCGATGGTGTGGGAGCTGGCTGCGTCCGACGGTGCGAGCGGGCTGCCTGGAGTGGACTACGTGATCGTCGGTACCGCAGCGATTCCCGAAGCGACGCGTCTTGCATTCGAACAGAAATACGGCGTACCCGTGCTGCGTAATTACGGGCAGACCGAGTTCGCCGGGGCGATTGCCTTCGAGCGGCCCGCCGACGTCGCCGCGGGTAAGCGCCCCGACGGCACCGTAGGCCGGGTCGCACCCGGAGTAGAGGTCGCGATCCTCGGCCCCGACGGCGCACCGGTGCCGGTCGGTGAGGTCGGCGAGATATCGGCGCGCGCCGCATCGGCCATGTCGGGTTATCTGGGTGCCGACGGTCAACCCGCTAGCCCCGGAACTTGGCTGCGCACCGGCGATCTCGGATTCATCGATGACGGCGGATTCCTGTTCGTCGTCGGCCGGGTACGAGACATGGTGGTGTGCGGAGGATTCAACATCTATCCCGCCCAGGTGGAGGCGGCCCTCAACGATCTCGCGCAGATCGCAGATTCCGCGGTTGCCGGTGTTCCCGACGAGAGGCTGGGCGAGGTTCCGGTCGCAGCTGTCGTGCTGCAGCCCGGCGCAACCGCTGACGCTGAGACGATCCGGCGGGCGCTGCGCGCCGTGCTTGCCGCATATGAGTTGCCTCGTCGCATCGCATTCGTCGACGCCATCCCGCGCCTTGATTCGGGCAAGGTCAACCGCGAAGAGGTCGCACGACTCGTGGAAAGCCGGCGGCAATGA
- a CDS encoding acyl-CoA dehydrogenase family protein translates to MTVSDTVALTDLDDNEFRDRLRRWFMANPAPELAACASVGDDRDADYLAAQRLWQKRLAGAGLACIAWPTAYGGQDATPMQQLIFHEEHQRAGGRGGEPFFVGIGHAGPTIISEGTEEQRRRWLPGILTGDLIFAQCFSEPGAGSDLAAITTRGVVDDDHVVVTGQKIWNSRAHNADMCELLVRTDASNRYGGLTYLIADMRTPGITVRPITAITGRPEFCAVFFDGARIPLENVLGKIGAGWKVATTTLLFERSTAFAATVIGLQRIVAQLAETHADNPALMDRLQELADDVFAVRALLYKTVSEQQQGGEPGPASSALKLVATELNHRIRKFGVLANLDEVEQYFESFGLRIGGGTSEVQRNILAERVLGLPKEARR, encoded by the coding sequence ATGACGGTATCTGACACGGTAGCTCTGACCGATCTGGACGACAACGAATTTCGCGATCGCTTACGTCGATGGTTCATGGCGAACCCGGCTCCTGAGCTCGCGGCCTGCGCGTCGGTCGGCGACGACCGCGACGCGGACTATCTAGCGGCCCAGCGGCTGTGGCAAAAGCGGCTTGCGGGAGCCGGCCTGGCTTGTATCGCATGGCCGACCGCATATGGCGGCCAGGACGCGACCCCGATGCAGCAGTTGATTTTTCACGAGGAACACCAACGCGCGGGCGGGCGTGGTGGCGAACCGTTCTTCGTCGGGATCGGCCACGCCGGCCCCACGATCATCTCCGAAGGCACTGAGGAGCAACGCCGCCGCTGGCTGCCCGGCATCCTCACGGGCGATCTGATTTTTGCTCAATGCTTCTCCGAACCCGGCGCCGGGTCTGACCTCGCGGCCATCACGACCAGGGGTGTGGTCGACGACGACCATGTGGTAGTAACCGGACAGAAGATCTGGAACTCCCGCGCCCACAATGCCGATATGTGTGAACTGCTGGTGCGTACTGATGCCTCGAATCGGTACGGCGGGCTGACGTATCTCATCGCCGACATGCGCACACCGGGAATCACCGTGCGTCCGATCACAGCGATCACCGGCAGACCCGAATTCTGCGCGGTGTTCTTCGACGGCGCGCGCATCCCGCTGGAGAACGTCCTCGGAAAAATCGGCGCGGGATGGAAGGTGGCGACCACCACGCTGCTGTTCGAGCGCAGCACGGCATTCGCGGCCACCGTCATCGGATTGCAGCGGATCGTGGCGCAGCTGGCCGAAACCCATGCGGACAATCCTGCCCTGATGGATCGCCTACAGGAGCTCGCCGACGACGTGTTCGCCGTTCGGGCGCTGCTGTACAAGACCGTCTCCGAGCAACAACAGGGCGGCGAGCCCGGCCCTGCCAGCAGCGCGCTGAAGTTGGTCGCCACCGAGCTGAACCACCGGATCCGCAAATTCGGTGTGCTGGCGAATCTCGACGAGGTCGAGCAGTATTTCGAATCGTTCGGATTGCGGATCGGCGGCGGGACATCCGAGGTGCAACGCAACATCCTTGCCGAGCGCGTACTCGGCTTGCCGAAAGAGGCCCGGCGGTAA
- a CDS encoding acyl-CoA dehydrogenase family protein produces the protein MSFTLTEEQHELTGAAAAFFDKRSPETEVRRLMAEGGAADPAVWSQMAGQLGLPGLIVPEAYGGGGFRFLDFALVAERAGAALLVAPLVSTVAAAGAVMLSEDDELKTQYLPGLASGDCIGTLAIAEQSGSWGASAAEVTAEAGVGGGVRLTGVKMYVVDGQHADILITSARSPLGTVNLYVVEANSPEVTVTALSTLDMTRPQARVELASAPARPLAGDADGEAVFERAMAIAAILVAAEQVGGAQRCLDMAVEYAKVRIQFGRPIGSFQAIKHKCADMLVDVESARSAAYYAAGVLDDGNDEALVAAALAKAHCSAAYTRVAGENIQIHGGIGFTWEHPAHLYFKRAKTSEILFGDPAWQRERLAALVGI, from the coding sequence ATGAGTTTCACGCTTACCGAGGAACAACACGAGTTGACCGGCGCCGCCGCGGCGTTCTTCGACAAGCGCTCGCCAGAAACCGAGGTGCGGCGCCTGATGGCCGAAGGCGGCGCAGCGGATCCGGCGGTGTGGTCACAGATGGCCGGGCAACTGGGCCTCCCGGGTCTGATCGTGCCGGAGGCATACGGTGGCGGTGGTTTCCGATTCCTCGATTTCGCGCTGGTCGCAGAGCGCGCCGGCGCGGCGCTGCTGGTCGCGCCGTTGGTGTCGACTGTGGCGGCGGCAGGCGCGGTCATGCTTTCCGAGGACGACGAACTCAAGACCCAGTACCTTCCGGGGTTGGCCTCGGGCGATTGCATCGGGACGTTGGCCATCGCCGAGCAGTCCGGAAGCTGGGGTGCATCCGCGGCGGAGGTGACTGCGGAGGCAGGCGTTGGCGGCGGGGTCCGATTGACAGGCGTAAAGATGTACGTCGTCGACGGACAGCACGCCGATATATTGATCACCTCGGCGCGGTCGCCGCTCGGCACTGTCAATCTCTACGTAGTGGAGGCAAACTCACCGGAGGTGACTGTCACGGCGCTGAGCACGCTGGACATGACGCGGCCCCAGGCACGCGTCGAGCTCGCCTCCGCTCCGGCTCGCCCGTTGGCCGGCGACGCCGACGGTGAGGCCGTGTTCGAGCGGGCCATGGCGATCGCGGCGATCTTAGTGGCCGCCGAACAGGTTGGCGGAGCCCAGCGCTGCCTGGACATGGCGGTTGAGTATGCGAAGGTCCGCATCCAGTTCGGCAGGCCGATAGGAAGTTTCCAGGCCATCAAGCACAAGTGCGCCGACATGCTCGTGGACGTGGAATCGGCCCGATCGGCGGCCTACTACGCGGCCGGTGTTCTCGATGACGGCAACGACGAGGCGTTAGTAGCCGCGGCGCTGGCCAAGGCACACTGCTCGGCGGCCTATACCCGTGTCGCGGGGGAGAACATCCAAATCCACGGTGGGATCGGCTTCACCTGGGAACATCCCGCCCACCTGTACTTCAAGCGTGCCAAGACGTCGGAGATCCTCTTCGGCGACCCGGCATGGCAACGCGAACGGCTGGCGGCGCTGGTCGGAATCTAA
- a CDS encoding enoyl-CoA hydratase/isomerase family protein produces MRDASAGITAAVVGSALILTLNRPDKGNALRQQECAALLGEIRAVDGGGDVRAILIRAEGRNFCAGADLVSANADQGKPRTGHLTRSLEAGAHGLISAVWNCPVPTISAVQGKAIGLGLHLAVVCDFVVAATDAAFVEPFCKRGFSVDSGGSFLLPRLVGLRRARQMLFRGTAIDAATAVEWGLIDAAVAPDALEQVAEELATELASGPTYSLGHTKKLLNNPASGGLDAALSQETKSVEATVRSADFKEGLRAFVERREPDFTGN; encoded by the coding sequence ATGCGTGACGCTTCCGCGGGGATCACGGCGGCGGTGGTCGGTTCCGCGTTGATCCTGACGTTGAACCGGCCAGACAAGGGAAATGCGTTGCGGCAACAGGAATGCGCGGCGTTGCTCGGCGAGATCCGGGCGGTCGATGGTGGTGGCGACGTGCGCGCGATTCTGATTCGCGCGGAAGGTCGCAACTTCTGCGCAGGCGCGGATCTGGTCTCTGCGAACGCCGATCAGGGCAAACCCCGCACCGGCCACTTGACCCGCTCGTTGGAGGCCGGTGCCCACGGACTCATCTCTGCGGTGTGGAACTGCCCCGTGCCGACCATCAGCGCCGTGCAGGGCAAGGCGATCGGACTGGGTCTGCATCTGGCCGTGGTGTGCGATTTCGTCGTCGCGGCCACCGATGCCGCGTTCGTCGAACCATTCTGCAAACGTGGCTTTTCGGTGGACAGCGGCGGGTCGTTCCTGCTGCCCCGGTTGGTGGGTTTGCGCAGGGCCCGCCAGATGCTCTTCCGGGGCACCGCAATCGATGCGGCGACGGCCGTGGAATGGGGTTTGATCGATGCCGCCGTCGCGCCGGATGCCCTTGAGCAGGTGGCCGAAGAGTTGGCGACGGAACTGGCCTCGGGGCCGACGTATTCGCTCGGTCACACCAAAAAGCTGCTCAACAACCCCGCGTCAGGCGGGCTGGACGCGGCGCTGTCGCAGGAGACCAAATCTGTCGAAGCCACCGTGCGGAGTGCCGATTTCAAAGAAGGCCTCCGTGCGTTCGTCGAACGACGCGAGCCGGATTTCACCGGCAACTGA
- a CDS encoding acyl-CoA dehydrogenase family protein, protein MSGFREELRAFLRANDPGRAPKDPAERLAWQRRWSALLVDEGIAAPSWPKRWGGMELSLTGQVIYHEEFAKVRRPAHPGAGIFVVGPTIIQHGTDEQRERFLRAGLRGDSIWVQGFSEPEAGSDLPSLRTRADRDGDAYVVSGQKIWITNARNADWLFALVRTGSRESRQDGISYLLIDMASPGVTVRPLRDMTGGSSFCEIFLDQVRVPVANRVGQENEGWKIARTSLGHERSTAGVAQGMRYRRIVDEIHALAAELGRTGDPRVRQLLAGIEIDVRLVVLNNTRTLSTVLAGSDPGPVSSIGRLMFTEFEKRLHELAVDLIGAPAMLSPDDKHSVQRGRWVTGFLATRASTIGAGTAEIQRNTIAEQVLGLPRDDIVGANA, encoded by the coding sequence ATGTCAGGGTTCAGGGAAGAGCTGCGCGCTTTTCTTCGGGCGAACGACCCTGGGCGCGCACCGAAGGATCCCGCAGAGCGGCTGGCCTGGCAGCGTCGGTGGTCGGCATTGCTGGTCGACGAGGGTATCGCTGCGCCGTCGTGGCCAAAGCGCTGGGGCGGCATGGAACTGTCGCTGACCGGGCAGGTGATCTATCACGAGGAATTCGCCAAGGTGCGACGGCCCGCGCACCCGGGGGCAGGAATCTTCGTGGTGGGCCCGACGATCATCCAGCACGGCACCGACGAGCAACGCGAACGATTCCTGCGCGCTGGTCTACGCGGCGATAGCATCTGGGTGCAAGGCTTTTCCGAACCAGAGGCGGGTTCGGACCTGCCCAGTCTGCGCACTCGTGCCGATCGCGACGGCGACGCGTACGTCGTCTCCGGGCAGAAGATCTGGATCACCAATGCGCGCAACGCCGATTGGTTGTTCGCCTTGGTGCGCACCGGGTCGCGCGAATCGCGCCAAGACGGGATAAGTTACCTGCTGATCGACATGGCATCACCGGGTGTCACGGTGCGCCCCCTTCGTGACATGACTGGCGGCTCGTCGTTCTGCGAGATATTCCTCGACCAAGTCCGTGTTCCCGTCGCGAATCGAGTCGGGCAGGAAAACGAAGGCTGGAAGATCGCCCGCACGAGTTTGGGCCACGAGCGATCGACGGCAGGTGTCGCGCAAGGCATGCGATATCGCCGGATCGTCGACGAAATACACGCTCTGGCAGCGGAACTGGGCCGCACAGGCGACCCACGGGTCCGCCAACTGTTGGCCGGCATCGAGATAGACGTGCGGCTGGTCGTCCTTAACAACACCCGGACGCTGAGCACGGTACTCGCCGGGTCCGACCCAGGGCCGGTGTCCTCGATCGGCCGGTTGATGTTCACCGAGTTCGAAAAACGGCTGCACGAACTGGCCGTCGACCTGATCGGTGCACCCGCGATGCTGTCGCCGGATGACAAGCACTCGGTGCAGCGTGGCCGCTGGGTAACCGGTTTCCTCGCCACCAGAGCCTCCACGATCGGTGCGGGTACCGCAGAGATCCAGCGCAACACCATCGCCGAGCAAGTACTGGGGCTGCCGCGCGACGACATCGTCGGTGCGAACGCCTGA
- a CDS encoding acyl-CoA dehydrogenase family protein, with the protein MDGDVLALADAIAEFFARRSDAEAITAASMTSRTADRQRWAALCEMGLPALRVPEPAGIGARLLEATVVAEKVGAVLVPEPAAATIVLASAWSAHEQSTGFLDALCGGSRITALCGFDTVELSETGVVSGRACVPDDDETDAVALPARDCGAGESAIVVLDTAALPPPVRRSAADPTRPTATVDLEGARPVDILRIGDWTAHRRELALLTAAELVGGMQALLTKTIDHAKGRQQFGRPIGSFQTIKHRLADMYIATEQARAAVQLAAVACEDGADTASATVASAARWVPRAAIEVAETAIHLHGAMGYSWETGVHLHLRRALTTRHDFDRSKLLAIGALSPLVEAV; encoded by the coding sequence ATGGATGGCGACGTCCTGGCGCTCGCCGACGCCATTGCGGAGTTCTTCGCGCGGCGGAGCGATGCCGAGGCGATCACCGCAGCGTCGATGACGTCTCGAACCGCCGATCGTCAGCGGTGGGCGGCCCTGTGTGAGATGGGCCTGCCGGCCTTGCGGGTACCCGAACCCGCCGGAATCGGCGCGCGCCTGTTAGAAGCCACTGTCGTCGCCGAGAAGGTGGGCGCGGTCCTGGTACCCGAGCCTGCCGCGGCGACGATCGTCCTTGCCTCGGCGTGGAGTGCTCATGAGCAATCCACGGGCTTTCTCGATGCGCTGTGCGGTGGCTCGAGGATCACCGCACTGTGCGGTTTCGACACGGTCGAACTATCCGAAACGGGGGTCGTGAGCGGACGAGCCTGTGTTCCTGACGACGACGAGACCGACGCGGTCGCGCTGCCGGCGCGGGACTGTGGCGCAGGCGAGTCGGCGATCGTCGTGCTGGACACGGCGGCGCTGCCGCCGCCGGTCCGCCGGTCGGCTGCGGACCCGACGAGACCCACCGCAACGGTCGATCTGGAAGGCGCGCGCCCGGTCGACATCCTGCGGATCGGCGACTGGACCGCACACCGGCGTGAACTGGCGTTGCTCACCGCGGCCGAACTCGTGGGCGGCATGCAGGCCCTCCTGACCAAGACGATCGATCACGCCAAGGGCCGTCAGCAGTTTGGCCGTCCGATCGGCAGTTTTCAGACCATCAAGCACCGGCTCGCCGACATGTACATCGCGACCGAACAGGCGCGTGCGGCCGTGCAGTTGGCGGCGGTCGCCTGTGAAGACGGTGCCGACACCGCCTCGGCCACCGTGGCGTCGGCCGCGCGCTGGGTGCCGCGTGCCGCGATCGAGGTCGCTGAGACCGCAATTCACCTTCACGGGGCGATGGGGTATTCCTGGGAGACCGGCGTGCACCTGCATTTGCGACGTGCACTGACCACCCGACATGACTTCGATAGATCGAAACTGCTTGCAATAGGAGCTCTTTCACCACTCGTGGAGGCGGTGTGA
- a CDS encoding FAS1-like dehydratase domain-containing protein, whose product MTQATNTDTTSEKFKEATSAEIDDADIAKDRAALRVWAAARSQELIATATPEAIRNFAHGYGDDNPLYTDPDYGRATRWGGQIAPQIMAAVLNAPLRGDKLPKELRGGSYRGIHAFVSGGTWEWYRPVYPGDTLYSFSGLESVEEKTSDFAGRSVIRVLRDVKMNQHAEVVGVYRTLVIYTERKKAREKGKYSAIEDPSYTKEDIAALDEIYAAEKVRGAEPRYWEDVVVGEEMGTMAKGPLTTTDMVVFHAGGYGFVPYGLKTGRLAYQNRRRIPAFYIDNEYGVPDVAQRVHWDSEWAKAIGNPRAYDYGVLRECWIHHFLTDWMGDGGFVVRQHDEIRKFNYQGDIQYLTGKVDGKRQEDGLMLIDVAVEVQNQRGDTTAQADATISLPSRELGAAMLPDAPKDLQRDAVRIFERHGELLKSNNA is encoded by the coding sequence ATGACCCAAGCCACGAACACGGACACCACGTCGGAAAAGTTCAAGGAAGCGACGTCGGCCGAGATCGACGACGCCGATATCGCCAAAGACCGTGCGGCGCTAAGGGTGTGGGCTGCCGCGCGCAGTCAGGAGCTCATCGCGACCGCTACCCCCGAGGCGATCCGCAACTTCGCGCACGGCTACGGCGACGACAATCCGCTCTACACCGACCCGGACTACGGCCGGGCGACGCGATGGGGCGGCCAGATCGCGCCGCAAATCATGGCCGCTGTCCTCAACGCGCCGCTACGCGGCGACAAGCTGCCGAAAGAACTGCGTGGCGGCAGCTATCGCGGGATACACGCCTTCGTGTCCGGCGGGACATGGGAGTGGTATCGCCCCGTCTATCCCGGTGACACCCTGTACAGCTTCTCAGGGCTGGAGTCCGTCGAGGAGAAAACGTCGGACTTCGCCGGGCGATCGGTGATACGTGTGCTGCGAGACGTGAAGATGAACCAGCACGCCGAGGTCGTGGGCGTCTACCGAACCTTGGTGATCTACACCGAACGCAAGAAAGCCCGCGAGAAGGGCAAGTACAGCGCGATCGAAGATCCGTCCTACACCAAAGAGGACATCGCCGCGCTGGACGAGATCTACGCCGCCGAAAAGGTGCGTGGCGCCGAACCGCGGTACTGGGAGGACGTCGTCGTCGGCGAGGAGATGGGGACGATGGCCAAAGGACCACTCACTACCACCGACATGGTGGTATTCCATGCCGGCGGTTACGGTTTTGTGCCCTATGGGCTGAAGACGGGTAGGTTGGCGTACCAGAACCGCCGCCGAATCCCGGCGTTTTACATCGACAACGAGTACGGCGTGCCCGACGTCGCACAGCGCGTGCACTGGGATTCCGAATGGGCCAAGGCCATCGGCAACCCAAGGGCCTACGACTACGGCGTGTTGCGTGAATGCTGGATTCACCACTTCCTCACCGACTGGATGGGCGATGGCGGCTTCGTGGTCCGTCAGCACGACGAGATCCGGAAGTTCAACTACCAGGGCGACATTCAGTACCTCACCGGTAAGGTCGACGGCAAGCGGCAAGAGGATGGCCTGATGCTGATCGACGTCGCCGTCGAGGTGCAGAACCAGCGCGGTGACACCACGGCGCAAGCCGATGCGACCATCAGCCTCCCCAGCCGAGAACTCGGCGCCGCCATGCTGCCGGATGCGCCGAAGGATCTGCAGCGGGACGCCGTGCGCATTTTCGAGCGCCACGGCGAACTACTGAAGTCCAACAATGCGTGA
- a CDS encoding TetR/AcrR family transcriptional regulator has product MAKRLTPVERAPLTRELIASVAADLIRTEGIESLTMRTVAAKLGVSAMALYHHVDDKDEIVRLVGDQILAKIKLPDPDTGDWRQLLIDTAIDTHEALRSVPGMTTVLLTRKMLPNARRIVSFCLRQFERAGLTRAEANVAYAGLHQLSVGRLLIETSPNFEVHSELADDAELAAYMKALHDRSSFEQAVSALLDHYDHKRRA; this is encoded by the coding sequence GTGGCCAAGCGGCTAACCCCAGTCGAGCGGGCACCGCTCACACGCGAACTGATCGCCTCCGTCGCGGCGGACCTCATCCGGACCGAGGGCATCGAGTCGCTCACGATGCGCACGGTCGCCGCGAAGCTCGGCGTGTCGGCAATGGCCCTCTACCACCACGTGGATGACAAGGACGAAATCGTGCGCCTGGTCGGCGATCAGATCCTCGCCAAGATCAAACTCCCGGACCCCGACACCGGCGACTGGCGTCAGCTGCTCATCGACACGGCCATCGACACTCACGAGGCGCTGCGCAGCGTGCCGGGCATGACAACCGTTCTGCTGACGCGCAAGATGCTTCCCAACGCGCGGCGAATCGTGTCGTTCTGCCTGAGGCAGTTCGAACGTGCCGGCCTGACCAGGGCGGAAGCGAATGTCGCCTATGCCGGATTGCATCAGCTCAGCGTGGGCCGGCTCCTGATCGAGACGAGTCCGAACTTCGAGGTGCACTCGGAGCTGGCCGACGATGCGGAACTCGCCGCCTATATGAAGGCGCTACACGACCGATCGTCGTTCGAGCAGGCGGTATCGGCACTGCTCGATCATTACGACCACAAACGGCGGGCGTGA